A single region of the Xiphophorus maculatus strain JP 163 A chromosome 3, X_maculatus-5.0-male, whole genome shotgun sequence genome encodes:
- the azi2 gene encoding 5-azacytidine-induced protein 2 gives MEPLAVDDDICILKHETAYTPAGESPVSVCAGDESVASHFALVTAYEDIKKRLRDTERDNTLLKKRVKQLEEKLFRPEAPPSEGPHYVNKAFSAYRGIYIEKEDLQMELNKLKKQKSESERLLTEQLQAKELELLQLRSEMETTQVMKSLNSPQDFWQMERVDTELQIRKLQEDLDRITLENSRLLERSTEESQGLNGPDLNQTCDGKHSSRERNVQQTYAALCCEVTRLQSEMRLQSSLIRKLRPLIGETRPAASTIPVQCLDDVEKNNNLLPVIRAPGPRPPSAPPVPSCSGRPCPAGPPLPDSLREDCWYNGPWPSQSCLVEALVGSEACAVVLPPPPLNQASLDDSSRSFPSPPKPTDAMFWEGHSNGSNSSSSLGNFTPMSPPSAEWAKPY, from the exons ATGGAGCCCTTGGCAGTAGACGATGACATTTGCATCCTTAAGCACGAGACGGCCTACACGCCCGCTGGAGAGAGCCCAGTGTCGGTGTGTGCCGGCGATGAGTCCGTTGCCTCTCACTTCGCCTTGGTCACTGCCTACGAGGACATAAAGAAGAGGCTCAGAGACACGGAGCGGGATAACACTTTGCTGAAGAAGAGGGTGAAGCAGTTAGAGGAAAAG CTCTTCAGGCCGGAGGCTCCTCCGTCAGAGGGTCCCCATTATGTGAACAAGGCCTTCAGCGCTTACAGAGGAATCTACATCGAGAAGGAGGACCTGCAGATGGAGCTTAAtaaactg aaaaagcagaagagcGAGAGTGAGAGGTTGCTGACTGAGCAACTCCAAGCCAAAGAGTTAGAGCTACTTCAGCTGAGGTCCGAGATGGAGACCACCCAAG TGATGAAGAGCCTAAATAGCCCTCAGGACTTCTGGCAGATGGAGAGAGTCGACACAGAGCTGCAGATCCGCAAACTGCAGGAAGACCTTGACAGGATTACACTGGAGAACAGCCGGCTACTGGAGAGAAGCACG GAGGAGTCACAAGGCCTTAATGGACCAGACTTGAACCAGACATGTGATGGAAAGCATAGTTCGAG GGAGAGGAACGTCCAGCAAACATACGCAGCTTTGTGCTGCGAAGTCACCCGTCTCCAATCAGAGATGAGGCTCCAGTCGAGCCTGATTAGGAAGCTCAGGCCACTGATTGGCGAGACGAGACCAG CTGCTTCTACCATCCCTGTCCAGTGTCTGGACGACGTGGAAAAGAACAACAACCTCCTCCCAGTCATTCGAGCCCCAGGGCCCCGCCCTCCTAGCGCCCCACCGGTCCCCTCATGCTCCGGCCGTCCTTGTCCTGCTGGCCCCCCTCTGCCAGACAGCCTGAGGGAGGACTGCTGGTACAACGGGCCCTGGCCCTCCCAGAGCTGTCTGGTGGAGGCGCTGGTCGGCAGCGAGGCCTGCGCCGTGGTGCTGCCGCCGCCCCCCCTGAATCAGGCCTCCCTGGACGACAGCTCGCGCTCCTTCCCCAGCCCCCCCAAGCCCACCGACGCCATGTTCTGGGAGGGACACTCCAATGGATCCAATTCGTCATCGTCACTGGGAAACTTCACTCCAATGAGCCCCCCCAGTGCTGAGTGGGCCAAGCCGTATTGA
- the cmc1 gene encoding COX assembly mitochondrial protein homolog, translated as MEATNTEEVPLRHVEKDVLIPKMMREKARELCAERVEAFNSCCKESGFLMVFKCREENSALKECLTQHYQDPAFFEECKRLYIQEKLEFQKTGIPAKNRTQKLPTSM; from the exons ATGGAGGCAACAAACACAG AGGAAGTCCCTCTAAGGCATGTGGAGAAGGATGTTCTGATCCCCAAGATGATGAGGGAGAAAGCCAGGGAGCTCTGTGCAGAAAGAGTTGAAg CCTTCAACAGCTGCTGCAAAGAGTCCGGCTTCCTTATGGTGTTTAAGTGTCGAGAAGAAAACTCAGCCCTGAAGGAATGCCTGACACAACA CTACCAGGATCCGGCGTTTTTCGAAGAGTGCAAACGACTGTACATCCAAGAAAAACTGGAATTTCAGAAGACGGGGATACCGGCCAAGAACAGGACCCAGAAACTTCCAACCAGCATGTAA